From Pseudomonas sp. StFLB209, a single genomic window includes:
- a CDS encoding TauD/TfdA family dioxygenase yields MQSALTQRYLFPETVRLGPLLGGRIDGIQLHDLDDAQLAQLEAELVRHKVLFFPEQQWTALQQRDFAARLGELHVHPTFQAHADTQELVVFNYDETRKGANDTWHADVTFAERPLKYGVLHAETIPEVGGDTLWVDAEAAYQALSAPLRALLDGLEAVHSVFPALDYVNRLEQPGLLDNLLKLPDPTRHPVVRRHPVSGRPSLFVNRAFTAHIVGLTPAESKALLELLFLHLENPAFQLRWRWQAGYVAIWDNRSTQHLAVSDYFPAIRRVRRAAVLEEQRPTPAHPDKEAAQ; encoded by the coding sequence ATGCAGTCTGCGCTGACTCAGCGTTATCTTTTTCCCGAGACCGTGCGCCTCGGCCCGTTGCTGGGCGGGCGAATCGACGGCATTCAGTTGCATGACCTGGATGACGCGCAACTGGCGCAGCTTGAGGCCGAGCTGGTCCGGCACAAGGTGCTGTTCTTCCCCGAGCAGCAATGGACTGCCCTGCAGCAACGTGATTTCGCTGCGCGGCTGGGCGAGTTGCATGTACATCCCACCTTTCAGGCGCACGCCGATACCCAGGAACTGGTGGTCTTCAACTACGACGAAACCCGCAAGGGCGCCAACGACACCTGGCATGCTGACGTAACCTTCGCCGAGCGGCCGCTCAAGTACGGTGTGCTGCATGCCGAAACGATTCCCGAGGTCGGTGGCGATACCCTGTGGGTCGACGCGGAGGCGGCCTATCAGGCGCTGTCCGCGCCGCTGCGGGCGCTGCTCGACGGTCTGGAGGCGGTGCACAGCGTGTTCCCGGCGCTGGACTACGTCAATCGGCTCGAACAGCCCGGTCTGCTCGACAACCTGCTTAAACTGCCGGACCCCACCCGTCACCCGGTGGTGCGTCGGCATCCGGTGTCGGGACGGCCGTCGCTGTTCGTCAACCGGGCCTTTACCGCACACATCGTCGGCCTGACACCTGCCGAGTCCAAAGCGTTGCTGGAGTTGTTGTTCCTGCATCTGGAAAACCCGGCATTCCAGTTGCGCTGGCGCTGGCAGGCCGGTTATGTGGCGATCTGGGATAATCGCAGCACCCAGCACCTGGCAGTATCCGATTACTTTCCGGCGATTCGCCGGGTACGCCGCGCTGCAGTGCTGGAAGAACAACGCCCGACACCCGCTCACCCTGACAAGGAAGCCGCCCAATGA
- a CDS encoding ATP-binding cassette domain-containing protein, producing the protein MIRIENLTLQRGPQRLLEDAELTLHAGQKAGLIGANGAGKSSLFALLRGELHPDSGDCRLPADWRIAHMRQEVDTLERLAVDYVLDGDVHLRDVQRQLAEAETAHDGTALARLHAELDSADGYTADARARKLLAGLGFSNEQMARQVGSFSGGWRMRLNLAQALMCPSDLLLLDEPTNHLDLDAILWLEDWLKGYPGTLLLISHDRDFLDAVVDHVAHVEQRKIILYRGGYSAFERARAERLAQQQQAYEKQQAQRAHMEKYIARFKAQATKARQAQSRIKALERMEELSAAHVDSPFNFTFRESEKISSPLLDLSDARLGYGDKTILEKVKLQLTPGARIGLLGPNGAGKSTLIKNLSGELQPLAGRLQRGENLSVGYFAQHQLDSLDAKANPLLHLQRLAPTEREQTLRDFLGGFDFRGARLDEPVVNFSGGEKARLALALIAWEKPNLLLLDEPTNHLDLEMRLALTMALQEFSGAVLVVSHDRHLLKSTTDNFMLVADGRVEEFDGDLDDYTRWLADYRQRNAPVSNTPVNADKTDKKAQRQQAAALRQQLAPHKKQAEKLERELGEVQEKLARIEHGLADSAIYEAASKDKLRELLSEQARLKTREGELEEGWMEALEVLETMQAELEALS; encoded by the coding sequence ATGATTCGAATTGAAAACCTCACCTTACAGCGTGGTCCGCAGCGTCTGCTAGAAGATGCTGAATTGACCTTGCACGCCGGCCAGAAAGCCGGCCTCATCGGTGCCAACGGCGCCGGCAAATCCAGCCTGTTCGCGTTGCTGCGCGGCGAGCTGCATCCGGACTCCGGTGACTGCCGCCTGCCCGCCGACTGGCGGATTGCGCACATGCGCCAGGAAGTCGATACCCTCGAACGTCTGGCTGTGGACTATGTGCTCGATGGCGACGTGCATTTGCGCGATGTCCAGCGTCAGTTGGCTGAAGCTGAAACGGCCCACGATGGCACCGCTCTGGCGCGCCTGCACGCCGAACTCGACAGCGCCGATGGCTACACCGCCGATGCCCGGGCGCGCAAGCTGCTGGCCGGCCTTGGCTTCAGCAATGAGCAAATGGCGCGTCAGGTCGGCAGTTTCTCCGGTGGCTGGCGGATGCGCCTGAACCTGGCCCAGGCGCTGATGTGCCCTTCCGACCTGCTGTTGCTCGACGAGCCGACCAACCACCTGGACCTCGACGCGATCCTGTGGCTCGAAGACTGGCTCAAGGGTTATCCGGGCACCCTGTTGCTGATTTCCCACGACCGCGACTTTCTCGATGCCGTGGTCGATCATGTGGCGCATGTCGAGCAGCGCAAGATCATTCTCTACCGCGGTGGCTACAGTGCCTTCGAGCGCGCCCGTGCCGAGCGTCTGGCCCAGCAGCAACAGGCCTACGAAAAGCAGCAGGCGCAGCGCGCGCACATGGAAAAGTACATCGCCCGCTTCAAGGCCCAGGCCACCAAGGCTCGCCAGGCGCAGAGCCGGATCAAGGCCCTGGAGCGCATGGAGGAGCTGTCGGCGGCCCACGTCGACTCACCGTTCAACTTCACTTTCCGCGAGTCGGAGAAGATCTCCAGCCCGTTGCTGGACCTGTCTGATGCCCGTCTGGGTTATGGCGACAAGACCATCCTGGAAAAGGTCAAGCTGCAACTGACCCCAGGCGCGCGCATCGGCCTGCTCGGCCCCAACGGGGCGGGCAAGTCGACCCTGATCAAGAACCTGTCCGGTGAGCTGCAACCGTTGGCCGGGCGCTTGCAACGCGGTGAAAACCTCTCGGTAGGCTACTTTGCCCAGCATCAGCTCGATTCGCTGGACGCCAAGGCCAACCCCTTGCTGCATCTGCAGCGCCTGGCGCCCACTGAACGCGAGCAGACCCTGCGCGACTTCCTCGGCGGTTTCGACTTCCGTGGCGCGCGCCTCGATGAACCGGTGGTGAATTTCTCTGGTGGCGAAAAGGCCCGCCTGGCCCTGGCCCTGATTGCCTGGGAAAAGCCCAACCTGCTGCTGCTCGACGAACCGACCAACCACCTGGACCTGGAAATGCGCCTGGCGCTGACCATGGCCTTGCAGGAGTTCAGCGGTGCGGTGCTGGTGGTGTCTCACGACCGGCATTTGCTCAAGAGCACCACCGACAACTTCATGCTGGTGGCCGACGGCCGGGTCGAGGAGTTTGATGGCGACCTGGACGACTACACCCGCTGGCTGGCCGACTATCGTCAGCGCAACGCGCCGGTCAGCAACACCCCGGTCAATGCCGACAAGACCGACAAGAAGGCCCAGCGCCAGCAGGCCGCAGCCTTGCGTCAGCAACTGGCGCCGCACAAGAAACAGGCTGAAAAGCTTGAGCGTGAACTGGGTGAGGTGCAGGAAAAACTCGCCAGAATCGAGCACGGTCTGGCTGACAGCGCCATCTACGAAGCCGCCAGCAAGGACAAACTGCGTGAGCTGTTGTCTGAACAGGCCAGGCTGAAAACCCGTGAGGGTGAGCTCGAAGAGGGCTGGATGGAGGCACTGGAGGTGCTGGAAACCATGCAGGCCGAGCTCGAAGCGTTGTCGTAA
- a CDS encoding mechanosensitive ion channel family protein, giving the protein MDVLGVTLAAHWIEPIWLGVQVLLILLAGYLIQRVVGRFLTRLGERYPLPPELLMPVRGGLRWFIMGSAFVIVLGRLGVSATVLWTALSGFVAVAAVAFFAMWSVLSNLLCAVMIFTIGPFRIGDVVELVDTLDKPGVKGRVTAINLMFTTLIELPEQGGALVQVPNSQFFQKAVRRWRGTDVLPQIIADKPASEGK; this is encoded by the coding sequence ATGGACGTATTAGGCGTGACACTGGCGGCCCACTGGATCGAACCGATCTGGCTGGGCGTGCAAGTGCTGTTGATCCTGCTGGCGGGTTACCTGATCCAGCGTGTGGTAGGACGTTTTCTGACCCGCCTGGGCGAGCGTTACCCGTTGCCACCAGAGCTGTTGATGCCGGTGCGTGGCGGTTTGCGCTGGTTCATCATGGGCAGCGCCTTCGTCATCGTGCTGGGCCGCCTGGGCGTCTCGGCCACGGTGTTGTGGACGGCCCTGTCAGGCTTCGTGGCGGTGGCCGCGGTGGCGTTCTTTGCCATGTGGAGTGTGCTGTCGAACCTCTTGTGCGCGGTGATGATCTTCACCATCGGGCCGTTTCGCATCGGTGATGTGGTGGAACTGGTCGATACACTCGACAAACCCGGGGTCAAAGGCCGGGTCACGGCCATCAACCTGATGTTCACCACCTTGATCGAGTTGCCCGAGCAGGGCGGTGCGCTGGTGCAGGTGCCCAACAGCCAGTTCTTCCAGAAGGCCGTGCGGCGCTGGCGCGGCACTGATGTGCTTCCCCAGATCATTGCCGACAAGCCGGCCAGCGAAGGCAAGTAA